In Thamnophis elegans isolate rThaEle1 chromosome 13, rThaEle1.pri, whole genome shotgun sequence, one DNA window encodes the following:
- the RTN4R gene encoding reticulon-4 receptor, with the protein MRLRGACPPPPRPSGEGLLPPETCLARAPKMKRAIAKGSKLLILVLCLNFPSEVELCPGACVCYSEPKITISCQQQGISTIPIEIPVQTQRIFLHNNRIGLIQSTSFTFCRNLSILWIHSNNISLIEPGAFYGLDKLEELDLSDNVNLKSINPSTFQGLVHLHTLHLDRCGILELSTGLFRGLFSLQYLYLQDNDLQELLDDTFLDLANLTYLFLHGNKIKSLSENVFRGLTNLDRLLLHQNRVSVVHRRAFHDLGKVMTLYLFNNNLTVLSGETMAPLGSLQYLRLNGNQWVCDCQARSLWDWFKQFKGSSSELECHLPAQLAGRDLKRLQSTDLEGCLDSFNQIRTSVFSTKTRTGKVPTADPTLGPQDNGQKCCPPEMDKSFIYEAKAKAAPPSHSNRASPNNPLKDKENMAKTKHQVEAELPKNGSNKHINDSPFGTYPSMVDPPLTNLKPEFLGPVEPSTAPTKRRQGCSRRNKSRSQCRMAQPGASTSTSASPPVLPSLLLPPIMWSLFCFS; encoded by the coding sequence gaagcaaactgCTGATTTTGGTGCTGTGCTTGAACTTCCCATCCGAAGTGGAGTTGTGTCCCGGAGCATGCGTGTGTTACAGTGAACCCAAAATCACAATCAGCTGCCAGCAGCAAGGGATCTCCACCATCCCCATCGAGATCCCAGTCCAGACTCAGCGGATTTTCCTCCACAACAACCGAATCGGCCTGATCCAGTCCACCAGCTTTACTTTCTGCCGCAACCTCTCCATTCTGTGGATCCATTCCAACAACATCAGTCTTATCGAACCCGGGGCTTTCTATGGGTTGGACAAGTTGGAAGAGCTCGACCTGAGCGACAATGTCAACCTGAAGTCCATCAATCCTTCTACCTTCCAGGGCCTCGTCCACCTGCATACTTTGCACCTGGATCGCTGCGGGATCTTGGAGTTGTCCACAGGCCTTTTTCGGGGTCTTTTCTCCTTACAGTATCTCTATCTGCAGGACAATGACCTGCAGGAGTTGCTGGACGACACCTTCCTGGATCTCGCTAACCTCACCTATTTGTTTCTGCACGGGAACAAAATCAAAAGCTTGTCGGAAAACGTCTTCCGGGGGTTGACGAACCTGGATAGGCTGCTGCTGCATCAGAACAGGGTCAGTGTGGTCCATCGCCGGGCATTCCACGACCTTGGGAAGGTGATGACCTTGTacctttttaataataatttgacGGTGCTGAGCGGGGAGACCATGGCTCCACTGGGGTCTCTCCAGTACCTCCGGCTCAACGGCAACCAGTGGGTGTGCGACTGCCAGGCCCGGTCGCTCTGGGATTGGTTTAAGCAGTTCAAAGGGTCCTCCTCCGAATTGGAGTGCCACCTACCCGCTCAGCTGGCAGGGAGGGACCTCAAGCGCTTGCAGAGTACGGACCTGGAAGGCTGCCTCGACTCCTTCAACCAGATCAGAACGAGCGTCTTCAGCACCAAGACCAGAACTGGCAAAGTGCCCACGGCGGACCCGACACTCGGTCCCCAGGACAACGGGCAGAAATGCTGCCCGCCAGAGATGGATAAATCTTTCATTTATGAAGCCAAAGCCAAGGCAGCGCCGCCTTCTCACAGCAACCGGGCTTCCCCTAATAACCCACTCAAGGATAAGGAAAATATGGCCAAAACCAAGCATCAGGTGGAGGCGGAGCTGCCCAAAAATGGCAGCAACAAGCACATCAACGACTCGCCCTTTGGGACGTACCCCAGCATGGTCGACCCCCCTCTGACCAACTTGAAACCCGAGTTCTTGGGTCCTGTGGAGCCCTCCACCGCCCCAACCAAAAGGAGGCAGGGGTGCTCTCGGAGGAATAAGTCCAGGTCCCAGTGCCGTATGGCACAGCCGGGTGCCAGTACTAGTACCAGTGCCAGCCCCCCAGTCCTCCCAAGCCTTTTACTGCCCCCCATCATGTGGAGTCTCTTTTGCTTCTCTTGA